One genomic window of Cellulophaga sp. Hel_I_12 includes the following:
- a CDS encoding single-stranded DNA-binding protein — MSTIRNHVQLIVNVGQEPTITNLESGKKVARFSLATNEYYKDSKGEKQTDTNWHTVVAWGKTAEIVEKFIEKGKEVGITGKLKTRTYTTDDGNQRYVTEVVADEILLLGSKNDK; from the coding sequence ATGAGTACTATTAGAAATCACGTACAATTGATTGTAAATGTTGGTCAAGAGCCAACCATTACGAACCTTGAAAGCGGTAAGAAAGTAGCCCGCTTCTCACTCGCTACAAACGAGTATTACAAAGACAGCAAAGGCGAAAAGCAAACGGACACCAACTGGCATACCGTAGTAGCCTGGGGAAAAACCGCTGAAATTGTTGAGAAATTTATCGAAAAAGGCAAAGAGGTTGGAATTACAGGGAAACTAAAGACCCGAACTTACACCACCGATGATGGCAACCAACGCTATGTAACGGAAGTTGTAGCTGATGAAATCCTATTGTTGGGAAGTAAAAACGACAAGTAA
- a CDS encoding RteC domain-containing protein, with amino-acid sequence MHKLIHIILDNYKEEIKVVEESNLNDFNNVEQGISISRQYLQKLRICERENEFVDKKNEIIFFKKHKPYIYSRLKFYAKLYNFLINRPAGIIKSQQEFIDSEINRLQESNRRNIDFIKYYREDSELLDEFYFLRGNDKISLVSNTSHFYTDAEFSTSHDNVIAKIMAYDLLISHYVEELSNLRDLSYGIPNKLNTLSNGERLGWTASKTDLIELIYALQASGAIKSGTAGINFQPFNDCFFERFQRVFPWPKRIVDFFTNSI; translated from the coding sequence TTGCATAAGTTAATTCATATAATACTAGACAATTACAAAGAGGAAATAAAAGTAGTTGAGGAATCTAATCTAAACGATTTCAACAATGTTGAACAAGGTATTTCTATTTCAAGACAATACTTGCAGAAATTACGCATCTGTGAAAGGGAAAATGAATTCGTAGATAAAAAGAATGAAATAATATTCTTTAAAAAGCATAAACCCTACATATATAGCAGACTGAAATTTTATGCCAAACTCTACAATTTCTTGATAAATAGACCTGCGGGAATAATAAAATCTCAACAGGAATTTATTGATTCAGAAATAAATAGGCTACAAGAAAGTAATCGACGGAATATAGATTTCATTAAATATTATAGAGAGGATTCTGAACTTCTGGATGAGTTCTATTTTCTGCGAGGAAATGATAAAATTAGCTTGGTATCAAACACTTCTCATTTTTATACAGATGCTGAATTTTCCACAAGCCACGATAATGTAATTGCCAAAATTATGGCCTATGACCTATTAATAAGCCATTACGTTGAAGAGTTAAGTAATTTAAGGGATTTGTCATACGGCATACCGAATAAGCTGAATACTCTATCAAACGGTGAGCGACTTGGTTGGACTGCTTCAAAAACAGACCTGATTGAGTTAATTTATGCATTACAGGCATCTGGCGCAATAAAAAGTGGTACAGCTGGTATTAACTTCCAACCTTTTAACGATTGCTTTTTTGAAAGATTCCAACGTGTATTTCCCTGGCCCAAAAGAATTGTGGACTTCTTTACCAATAGCATCTAA
- a CDS encoding MFS transporter, with amino-acid sequence MKLSKLLEPFQALRNRLFAKLYLAQTISLLGDAFTWVGLALLAYQFGEERAAVILATALTLRVTAFIIFSPFAGVLADRISRKKILYTTHFIRMVIVGCLPFVTEEWQIYVLIFLMNVFNAFFSPTYRSIIPQVVDKSIYRQAIGLSAATYQLLGVMGPGLAGILAIWLGAREIFFVDAATFVIAGILLLSLPKSKLDVVPDEIEGKIKPTTWQDVLKGIRLLFSNQYVRFALFIEFVSAVAGALILVNTIVLVKGGLDLTDKDYGIIMAAFGIGATVAAFVSGAIDKSKSRRVSLIVGALVLGIAISAANYLNFSMLFVVWIVAGLGQSLAEIPSETLIGETVPLEEQGKVYGSHFAFSHLWWAFAYPLAGFLGTTFPNQSFLYGGIITLVILVLVVTFLRPKKHSLQK; translated from the coding sequence ATGAAACTGTCAAAACTATTAGAGCCCTTCCAAGCTTTACGTAATCGTTTATTCGCAAAACTTTATTTGGCACAGACCATCAGTTTATTGGGTGATGCCTTTACGTGGGTTGGATTGGCATTATTGGCATATCAATTCGGAGAAGAAAGGGCTGCCGTCATTTTGGCGACAGCGCTTACTTTAAGAGTGACCGCATTTATTATTTTTTCGCCTTTTGCAGGCGTATTGGCAGATAGGATAAGCCGAAAGAAAATACTATACACCACACATTTTATAAGAATGGTCATAGTTGGTTGTTTGCCTTTTGTAACCGAAGAATGGCAAATTTATGTCCTCATATTTCTTATGAACGTATTCAATGCGTTTTTCAGTCCGACGTATCGGTCTATTATTCCACAGGTTGTAGATAAATCCATTTACCGTCAAGCCATAGGTTTATCGGCAGCCACTTATCAATTGTTAGGAGTTATGGGACCAGGCTTGGCAGGAATTTTAGCCATCTGGTTGGGTGCAAGGGAAATATTTTTTGTCGATGCTGCTACTTTTGTTATTGCAGGCATTTTATTATTGAGCCTTCCAAAAAGTAAGTTGGATGTAGTTCCAGACGAAATCGAGGGTAAAATAAAGCCAACCACTTGGCAAGATGTTTTAAAGGGTATTAGACTACTATTTTCCAATCAATACGTGCGCTTCGCATTATTCATTGAATTTGTTTCTGCGGTTGCTGGCGCACTTATCTTGGTCAATACCATCGTATTGGTCAAAGGTGGATTGGACCTTACAGATAAAGATTACGGAATCATTATGGCAGCTTTCGGAATTGGCGCAACCGTAGCGGCATTTGTTTCCGGAGCAATTGATAAATCCAAATCTCGACGAGTCTCATTGATTGTTGGTGCGCTCGTATTGGGAATCGCCATCAGCGCTGCCAATTATTTAAATTTTTCTATGCTATTCGTCGTCTGGATTGTTGCTGGACTTGGTCAAAGCCTCGCAGAAATCCCATCTGAAACGCTGATAGGTGAAACAGTCCCACTTGAAGAACAGGGTAAAGTCTATGGCTCTCATTTTGCGTTTTCACATCTATGGTGGGCATTTGCATATCCGTTGGCAGGTTTTTTAGGAACGACATTCCCAAATCAAAGTTTCCTTTATGGAGGCATTATTACATTAGTAATTTTGGTACTGGTGGTAACTTTTTTAAGACCTAAAAAACATTCGTTACAAAAATAA
- a CDS encoding HupE/UreJ family protein, with translation MKIKNIYVFLILFLYGAFGSMAYAHGVDEDTQTFLLGNSGVAFGPFLYIGAKHMITGYDHLLFLVGVIFFLYKPKEVLLYVSFFTIGHSTTLLLGVLADININAFLIDAIIALSIVYKGFDNLGGFKRFFGKQPNTKAAVLIFGLFHGFGLASKLQEFKFDKEGLFTNLIGFNIGVEIGQFIALAVVLILITIWRRQPSFMKFSTITNTALMAAGFLLLGFQLTGYFTS, from the coding sequence ATGAAAATCAAAAATATATACGTCTTCCTCATTCTGTTTCTATACGGAGCATTTGGTTCAATGGCGTATGCTCACGGAGTAGATGAAGACACGCAAACATTTTTATTAGGAAATAGTGGTGTTGCATTTGGCCCTTTTCTTTATATAGGAGCGAAACATATGATTACAGGTTATGACCATCTGCTATTTTTGGTCGGCGTTATTTTCTTTCTGTATAAACCGAAAGAAGTGCTTTTATATGTTAGCTTTTTTACCATTGGTCATAGTACCACGTTGTTATTAGGCGTTTTAGCCGATATTAATATTAATGCATTCTTAATAGATGCTATCATTGCGCTCTCTATTGTATATAAGGGATTCGACAATTTGGGAGGTTTCAAACGTTTCTTTGGCAAACAACCTAACACGAAAGCAGCAGTTTTGATATTCGGTCTGTTTCACGGGTTTGGTCTTGCCAGTAAACTGCAAGAATTTAAGTTTGATAAAGAAGGCCTTTTTACTAACCTAATTGGGTTCAATATAGGTGTAGAAATAGGACAATTTATTGCTTTGGCAGTTGTGTTAATCCTAATAACAATTTGGAGAAGGCAACCCAGTTTTATGAAATTTTCAACAATTACAAATACAGCACTTATGGCAGCGGGTTTTTTATTGCTCGGCTTCCAATTAACAGGCTATTTTACATCTTAA
- the mobB gene encoding MobB family relaxase, with translation MYITITPQKLGANYSQSSGDFVGYLEKENKGLEQQDMEHFFNQYGDEISAEEVVKEIDGNTAKLKKKEPKFYSITVSPSKYELNRLQNSREDLKTYTRELMKDYVASFNREINGRPITIEDIKYYAKIEHQRTFKGTDFQIKENQPFATKILQLKTDIRNIQEGRAEGNTKKMEKEIAKLERQAPHQQNGKRIVQGMPKAGNQSHIHIIVSRKDASNSISLSPGSKHKASEVEMHGKKVKRGFDRDTFFAKAEKTFDKTFGYKRNYAETYKAKKTFVKNPNLYFSALLKLPANEKALAFKMISKSGLPIVPSIPVTQALLAMKIFNKLRRGAEVAIKSSSIGI, from the coding sequence ATGTATATCACAATCACACCTCAAAAATTAGGGGCAAATTATTCACAAAGTTCAGGCGATTTTGTAGGCTATTTAGAGAAAGAAAATAAAGGTCTGGAACAACAGGATATGGAACACTTTTTCAATCAATATGGCGACGAGATTTCCGCAGAAGAAGTGGTAAAGGAAATTGATGGAAACACCGCAAAATTGAAAAAGAAAGAACCGAAGTTTTATTCCATAACGGTCAGTCCTTCCAAGTATGAACTGAACAGATTACAGAACAGTCGTGAAGATTTAAAAACCTACACTCGTGAGCTGATGAAAGATTATGTTGCCAGCTTCAATCGGGAAATCAATGGGCGACCGATTACGATAGAGGATATAAAATACTACGCCAAAATTGAACATCAAAGAACTTTTAAGGGGACGGACTTTCAGATAAAAGAAAACCAACCTTTCGCCACAAAAATACTTCAACTCAAAACGGATATCCGAAATATTCAAGAAGGACGAGCTGAAGGGAACACTAAAAAGATGGAAAAGGAAATTGCCAAATTGGAACGCCAAGCGCCACATCAACAAAATGGAAAACGGATAGTACAGGGAATGCCCAAAGCGGGAAACCAAAGTCACATTCATATTATTGTGAGCCGTAAGGATGCTTCAAATTCTATAAGCCTTTCCCCAGGAAGTAAACACAAAGCATCCGAAGTAGAGATGCACGGAAAAAAAGTTAAGCGTGGTTTTGATAGAGATACATTTTTCGCAAAAGCGGAAAAAACATTTGATAAGACGTTTGGATATAAGCGCAATTATGCAGAGACCTACAAAGCTAAAAAGACCTTTGTAAAGAACCCAAACCTATATTTTTCCGCTTTGTTGAAACTGCCTGCCAATGAAAAAGCATTAGCTTTTAAAATGATAAGCAAATCAGGATTGCCCATAGTGCCGAGTATTCCGGTCACGCAGGCACTATTGGCAATGAAAATATTTAACAAGCTACGACGTGGTGCGGAAGTGGCCATCAAATCAAGTTCCATCGGAATCTAA
- a CDS encoding (2Fe-2S) ferredoxin domain-containing protein, with protein sequence MEDSKNNKSVIYRCDGVKCRKKKGKLLDYYIKKYKLKNKIEVDDMDCNNKCEQAPVMHLHPEDIWFSEKDLGTIVKRHILNK encoded by the coding sequence ATGGAAGATTCTAAAAATAATAAATCCGTCATTTATCGGTGTGACGGTGTAAAATGTCGAAAGAAAAAAGGAAAGCTTTTAGATTATTATATTAAGAAATACAAGTTAAAAAATAAAATTGAGGTTGACGATATGGACTGCAACAACAAGTGCGAACAAGCACCCGTTATGCACCTTCATCCAGAGGATATATGGTTTTCGGAAAAAGATTTAGGAACAATCGTTAAAAGACATATTTTAAATAAATAA
- a CDS encoding efflux RND transporter periplasmic adaptor subunit gives MKIKFNTKILLLILSTLFMMACGNKDSEKAEGSKESSMNVEQPVATGTKQITFTKDQYNLAGIETGAIEMRNLSNIIKLNGTIDVEPESMASVSAPLGGYLKTAGRLPGEAIKKGQILATIENPEFIQIQQGYLESLSRLQFLEEEFNRQKKLREEDINSAKTFQQVSSDYKITQGRVKAYEQQLALAGISRSSVQNGNITRTANLYAPISGFIKASNVNIGDYVSPQDVLFEIVDLNDIHLALNAFEKDLGKLEIGQTVKFSLSDDNTFNRTAEVFLIGKATGSDRMTPVYSHLNKEDKKGLLPGMYVKAWVESGTNKQNAIPSEALVQYEGKDFVVLQTEETEGGYTFKLEQVKKGIEQEGYTAITFADGATVQNFKPVVKNAYSILSALRNSEEEE, from the coding sequence ATGAAAATTAAATTCAATACAAAAATTTTGCTACTCATTTTATCCACCCTATTTATGATGGCTTGTGGCAATAAGGATTCCGAAAAAGCGGAAGGTTCCAAAGAATCTTCAATGAATGTAGAGCAACCAGTTGCAACTGGAACCAAACAAATCACTTTTACCAAAGACCAATACAATCTTGCCGGAATTGAAACCGGTGCGATTGAAATGCGGAATTTAAGTAATATCATAAAACTAAATGGAACCATAGATGTTGAGCCTGAAAGTATGGCTTCTGTATCTGCACCTTTAGGAGGTTATTTAAAAACGGCTGGCAGATTGCCCGGTGAAGCAATTAAAAAAGGGCAAATCTTGGCAACCATTGAAAATCCTGAATTTATCCAAATCCAACAGGGCTATTTAGAAAGTTTAAGCAGACTTCAATTTCTTGAAGAAGAATTTAATCGACAAAAGAAATTGAGAGAGGAGGACATCAATTCAGCAAAAACATTTCAACAGGTTTCTTCTGATTATAAAATAACACAAGGAAGAGTGAAGGCATACGAACAGCAGCTTGCGCTTGCGGGAATAAGTAGAAGTTCTGTCCAAAATGGCAATATAACACGAACCGCAAATCTTTATGCGCCAATTTCAGGTTTTATAAAAGCGAGCAATGTAAATATTGGGGATTATGTATCACCACAGGATGTTCTATTTGAAATTGTCGATTTAAACGATATTCATTTGGCATTGAATGCCTTTGAAAAAGATTTGGGAAAGTTGGAGATTGGTCAAACCGTTAAATTTTCACTTTCTGATGACAATACCTTCAATCGTACTGCCGAGGTTTTCTTAATTGGAAAAGCGACTGGTAGTGACCGTATGACGCCAGTTTATAGCCATTTAAACAAAGAAGACAAAAAAGGATTATTACCAGGAATGTACGTAAAGGCTTGGGTAGAAAGCGGCACAAACAAGCAAAATGCAATCCCTTCAGAAGCTTTAGTTCAATATGAAGGAAAAGATTTTGTAGTTCTTCAAACCGAAGAAACCGAAGGTGGTTATACATTCAAATTAGAACAGGTTAAAAAAGGAATTGAGCAGGAAGGGTACACGGCTATAACATTTGCTGATGGTGCTACTGTTCAAAATTTTAAACCTGTTGTTAAAAACGCTTATTCCATCTTGTCTGCATTAAGAAATTCTGAAGAGGAAGAATAA
- a CDS encoding MFS transporter — MDRKEKLNRIFLILLSLFVVMLGYGILLPTLPYYTERLALKDNLDTDLINFHIGLLTSIYPFFQLLFVVVWGKLSDRYGRKPIIICGLIGFVIMQLLTGLATSLTMLYIARIFGGIFTSSVIPVSNAYLSDITSEKRRTKIMAWSGVAISTGVIFGPVIGGFLSQTDIHIKYKIGLLHLDRFSVPFLFAALLGLIVLLVVMKWLKNTARVHKFTTRKVSLRFTFTKYFIVLLVLSFVIQFVVTLFETVFSIYGKDELGFNSNQVGIGFMLCGSIMAVLQPVFATYGEKFLSTKKQIALGLLISGLSLIAFPFFNNEFLVYGLIVVFAAGGAMVTPNLLSAVSLISKKNTGRNISIQSSTNSIGQILGPVLGTWLIAGGFYYPFIIAGSIVLLAIGCLFFFKNPP; from the coding sequence ATGGATAGAAAAGAAAAACTCAACAGGATATTTTTAATTCTATTGAGTTTGTTTGTAGTGATGTTGGGCTATGGTATATTATTGCCAACCCTTCCTTACTATACCGAAAGATTAGCTTTAAAAGACAATCTTGACACCGACCTTATCAATTTCCATATTGGATTGCTCACAAGCATTTATCCATTTTTTCAGTTACTATTCGTAGTGGTTTGGGGAAAACTATCGGACAGATACGGCAGGAAACCTATTATCATTTGTGGACTAATCGGTTTTGTAATTATGCAATTACTTACTGGCCTAGCCACATCCTTGACAATGCTATATATTGCTCGAATTTTTGGTGGAATTTTTACGTCATCAGTTATTCCAGTTAGCAATGCATATTTAAGTGATATTACATCTGAAAAACGTAGAACAAAAATAATGGCCTGGTCTGGTGTTGCCATTAGCACTGGTGTTATTTTCGGCCCTGTCATTGGCGGCTTTCTGTCCCAAACTGATATTCATATAAAATATAAAATAGGCCTGCTACATTTAGACCGATTTTCAGTGCCCTTTTTATTCGCTGCACTACTAGGATTGATTGTCCTTTTGGTTGTGATGAAATGGTTAAAAAACACCGCTCGCGTACATAAGTTCACAACACGAAAAGTGAGTTTGCGGTTCACATTTACTAAATATTTTATCGTATTACTAGTGCTATCGTTTGTTATCCAATTTGTGGTGACGCTATTTGAAACTGTCTTTTCAATCTACGGAAAAGATGAATTAGGATTTAATAGTAATCAAGTTGGTATTGGTTTTATGCTATGTGGTTCAATAATGGCTGTTTTACAACCTGTGTTCGCTACTTATGGAGAGAAGTTTTTATCAACAAAGAAACAAATTGCTTTAGGGTTACTAATATCTGGTTTATCCTTGATTGCCTTTCCATTTTTTAACAATGAATTTTTAGTCTATGGATTGATCGTTGTTTTTGCTGCTGGAGGCGCTATGGTAACACCAAATTTGCTCTCTGCGGTTTCATTGATATCAAAGAAAAATACTGGTAGGAATATTTCTATTCAGAGTTCGACCAATAGTATTGGTCAGATTCTAGGCCCCGTTTTAGGAACTTGGCTGATTGCAGGCGGTTTTTACTATCCTTTCATAATTGCTGGTAGCATTGTTTTGCTCGCTATTGGTTGTCTGTTCTTTTTTAAAAATCCCCCGTAA
- a CDS encoding type IV secretory system conjugative DNA transfer family protein encodes MDNLVTVLFSISVASVVFYGIFRISRYAFVVNILLIGTLAYYLNEHLPLVQIALYFVCPLILINIGMYVFLHKTDHPKNGNAKYQVNFATTKGNFKLDNIKRGASIIGSAGSGKTESVVYGFLKHFRKEGFCGIIHDYKDFELTEMAYPLFKDGEIPFKVISFDKIIDRVNPIAPRYLENEESVNEVSRVLIENLLEQRESGTTGTTKFFNDAAEGLIGGLIWKLKTTYPQFCTLPHLIAIYQYLDTESLIQFLETNTTSRAMADAFISGKDSERQTAGVKSTLANALKRISTQRIFMTLSADEVPLNINHIENPAVISIVNNPKFETSYSPVIATIIHTITKQMSIRNSKPSFLLMEEAPTIRLLNMHRIPATLRSYNISTIYVMQDKIQNDMMYGDKASKAILSNLSYQFFGKVNDPDTAKYYDRFFEIIKDPTKSISRGHNLDFDTRITTGEKEIPKIRADVFFRLKQGEFITYANGKDKKVQFKLEKIKRELPENTKVFSKADLEANFERIYEEARSIFN; translated from the coding sequence ATGGACAATCTCGTAACAGTACTTTTTAGTATTAGTGTAGCCAGTGTTGTTTTCTATGGAATATTTCGGATTAGCAGATATGCATTTGTCGTCAATATTCTATTGATTGGAACTCTTGCGTATTATTTAAACGAACATTTACCATTGGTGCAAATAGCACTTTATTTTGTTTGTCCTCTGATATTAATTAATATAGGAATGTATGTTTTTCTACATAAAACTGACCATCCTAAAAATGGAAATGCCAAATATCAGGTCAATTTTGCCACTACAAAAGGCAACTTTAAACTGGACAACATCAAACGTGGTGCATCAATCATTGGTTCAGCCGGAAGCGGAAAGACCGAGAGTGTTGTGTACGGATTTCTGAAACACTTTCGGAAGGAAGGGTTTTGCGGGATTATTCACGATTACAAAGATTTTGAACTCACAGAAATGGCTTATCCACTTTTTAAGGATGGCGAAATCCCATTTAAGGTCATTTCCTTCGATAAAATCATCGATAGGGTAAATCCTATTGCGCCACGTTATTTAGAGAACGAGGAAAGCGTAAACGAGGTGTCAAGGGTATTAATTGAAAATCTTTTGGAGCAAAGAGAGTCAGGAACAACTGGCACAACAAAATTCTTCAATGATGCAGCGGAAGGCTTGATTGGTGGATTGATTTGGAAATTGAAAACCACCTATCCACAGTTTTGTACACTTCCACACTTGATTGCCATTTATCAATATCTGGACACGGAAAGCCTTATCCAGTTTTTGGAAACCAATACAACATCGAGGGCAATGGCAGATGCATTTATCAGTGGAAAAGATTCTGAACGACAGACCGCAGGTGTAAAGAGCACTCTGGCCAATGCCCTAAAACGAATTAGCACACAGCGAATTTTTATGACATTGTCTGCGGACGAAGTCCCTTTAAATATCAATCACATAGAAAACCCTGCTGTGATTTCGATAGTGAACAATCCAAAATTTGAAACATCCTATTCGCCAGTCATCGCCACGATTATTCACACTATAACCAAGCAAATGAGTATTCGCAACAGTAAGCCTTCATTTCTCTTGATGGAAGAAGCGCCTACCATTCGATTGTTGAATATGCACCGTATTCCTGCGACACTTCGGAGCTATAATATTTCTACGATTTATGTAATGCAGGACAAAATACAAAATGATATGATGTATGGCGATAAAGCGAGCAAGGCAATTTTGAGCAATCTTTCCTATCAATTTTTTGGCAAGGTCAACGACCCGGACACCGCAAAATATTACGATCGCTTTTTTGAAATTATCAAAGACCCGACCAAGAGCATTAGCCGTGGCCATAATCTGGATTTTGATACACGCATTACTACGGGCGAAAAGGAAATTCCAAAGATTAGGGCAGATGTGTTCTTCCGATTGAAGCAGGGCGAATTTATTACCTATGCTAATGGAAAGGATAAAAAGGTGCAGTTTAAATTGGAAAAAATTAAGAGGGAACTTCCGGAGAATACCAAGGTGTTTTCGAAAGCAGATTTAGAGGCTAATTTTGAGAGGATTTATGAGGAGGCGCGGTCGATATTTAATTAA
- a CDS encoding BfmA/BtgA family mobilization protein — protein sequence MDSFIGIRFKKETAKRFQTFSRTYFKSHTEAMATMLDFFFYNEISPKEKLGPTGRTIEAKLLKRINAVIAIMRDVEKTQTKPTVAMIQSLFETEEPEKKPLIVEKKYAEEKKEVRFREKQNPSNKL from the coding sequence ATGGACTCATTTATTGGAATTAGATTTAAAAAGGAAACTGCTAAACGTTTTCAAACTTTCTCACGTACTTACTTTAAATCGCACACCGAGGCGATGGCTACAATGCTCGATTTTTTCTTCTATAATGAAATTTCGCCAAAAGAAAAATTAGGTCCAACTGGGCGAACCATCGAAGCTAAATTACTCAAAAGAATCAATGCGGTTATTGCCATAATGCGTGATGTGGAAAAGACACAAACCAAACCTACGGTAGCTATGATTCAATCACTTTTTGAAACAGAAGAACCAGAAAAAAAACCGCTGATAGTAGAAAAGAAATATGCCGAAGAAAAGAAAGAGGTACGCTTTCGCGAAAAGCAAAATCCAAGTAACAAACTATAA
- a CDS encoding DUF6876 family protein, translated as MKAQVNEIKERLQYFTGTEMFYQIPLLRTRFTDGLKYLSEVAECFWLITDTSVIAKSLMNRSEFVTIDFKRLPKEIQDYSGYEAEIIYSDGNDNILKKHGYRATDFPLDELRLFFVNDTLMLPSEY; from the coding sequence ATGAAAGCACAAGTTAACGAAATAAAAGAGCGATTGCAATATTTTACGGGAACAGAAATGTTCTATCAAATCCCATTATTGCGAACCCGATTTACGGACGGACTGAAATATTTATCGGAAGTAGCAGAATGTTTTTGGCTCATTACTGACACGTCCGTAATTGCAAAAAGCCTTATGAACCGAAGCGAATTTGTAACCATAGACTTCAAAAGATTGCCCAAAGAAATACAGGATTATTCTGGTTACGAAGCCGAAATAATTTACAGCGATGGCAACGACAATATTTTGAAAAAACACGGTTACAGGGCAACCGATTTTCCACTCGACGAACTGCGGTTATTTTTTGTAAATGATACCCTGATGTTACCTAGCGAATACTAA